A segment of the Rhizobium bangladeshense genome:
CGTATTTCGTGCTCAAGTTCTTGCATATTATCGGTGCCACTGTTCTTCTCGGGACCGGCGCAGGCATCGCCTTCTTCATGTTGGTGGCGCATCGCACCGGCAATGCGACGACAGTGGCCGCCGTCGCGCGGATCGTGGTCATTGCGGATTTCGTTTTTACGACAACGGCCGTGATCGCCCAGCCGGTCACTGGCATAGCGCTCGCCTGGTATGTCGGGTATTCCCTGTGGGAGCGGTGGATCCTTTGGTCGATCGTTCTCTACCTCATCACGGGTGCTTTCTGGTTGCCGGTCGTTTGGATGCAGATGGAGATGCGCAATATTGCAACGAAAGCCGCGGCGAATGGTGAGCCGCTGCCGGCGCGATACCATAGGCTGTTCTGGACCTGGTTTTATTTCGGCTTTCCGGCCTTTGCTGCGGTTTTGGGAATTATCTGGCTGATGATCACGCGGCCGGTCGAATGATCAGGGTGAGCATTTGCTAAAGGCGCGGCAAAGGCGGTGCTCGCCTGTCGAATAGGTTTGCTGGACGGCTCGGTGATGCCGAGAGGTAGCGTTGTTGGTAGCAAGACGTGACACACTGGTGGCCGCAGACAGTCGGAGGCGGGAAAGAACCCAAGCGGCAGCCGACTGGCGCCGGTCCGGAAAGGGTGGCGCAGGGTCCGGTCGCGACGAGGTCGGAGGTATTGACCGGAAAACGCGCCACGGAGAAGTGCTCGATAGTGACCGGTGGCGGCTTCGGTCGCTAGTCCAGTGATCGGACTAGGCGAGATCGCCACCGTCGATGCCGATCACATGTCCGCTAATGTACGAACTTGCATCGCTGGCCAGGAACACCACCAGCGACGCCACTTCCTCTGGCGTACCGACGCGGCGCATGGGGTAAGGGGCAACGAGTTGTTCCGTCGTCACCTTCCAGTCTCGCCGCACGCGCTCCAGCATGGGTGTCTCGATCGGCCCCGGCGCGATGGCGTTGATGCGCACGTGCCGGCCGTACTCCTGAGCGGCGGCGCGGGTCATGTGGATGACGGCGGCCTTGGAAGCTCCGTAGGCGACGATGTTCGGGAAGGCGTGGCGGCCACCGATCGAGGCGGTATTGATCATAGCGCCTTGTGATTGCACGAGATGCGGCAGCTCGTATTTCATCGCGACGAACACGCCACGCAAATTGGTAGCGATCTGATCGTCGAAACCAGCAATGTCGGTGTCGGCGATCGGCGCCGGCGGCAGGTCGATGCCGGCATTGTTGAATGCGATGTCGAGGCGGCCGTAACGCTCGACGGTCTCTGCGACGAAACGCTCGATTTGATGCGCATCCCGCACATCCGATTTAATGTATGCAACGTCGCCGCCCGCGGCGCGCAGGCGGCTCTCTACCTCCCGCCCGAGCGCTTCCCGGCGACCATTGAACGCGACCTTTGCACCGGCCCGGACTAGCGCGGCGGCAGTCACCGCGCCGATGCCGGAGGTGCCGCCGGTCACGATTGCGACCTTGCCCTCGAGGATACCAGGGGTTTGCGCCATTGCGGGGGCCGCTGTGAGCCCGGTGCTAGCCGTTGCGCCAGCGACAAGCATGCCGGCTAGAAGGTGCCTGCGCGGAAGCATCATCGTGGCGGATGTGATTTCTTCTGTCATCACTCGTCTCCTCTCTCTGCGATGGATGGAGGAAGGCTAACAGAGAGTATTTGCCGGAAAAATCCGTGTCTGCTTTCATGATTTTGAAGTTTTAGTTTATAATCGGCACATGAACATGCGACCGGATCCATTCTCTGGCCTTTCGGCTTTCCTCGCAGTGGCGGAGGCGGGTGGCTTCACCGCGGCGGCAGCGCGGCTGGATGTCTCGC
Coding sequences within it:
- a CDS encoding DUF2269 family protein, giving the protein MTYFVLKFLHIIGATVLLGTGAGIAFFMLVAHRTGNATTVAAVARIVVIADFVFTTTAVIAQPVTGIALAWYVGYSLWERWILWSIVLYLITGAFWLPVVWMQMEMRNIATKAAANGEPLPARYHRLFWTWFYFGFPAFAAVLGIIWLMITRPVE
- a CDS encoding SDR family NAD(P)-dependent oxidoreductase gives rise to the protein MTEEITSATMMLPRRHLLAGMLVAGATASTGLTAAPAMAQTPGILEGKVAIVTGGTSGIGAVTAAALVRAGAKVAFNGRREALGREVESRLRAAGGDVAYIKSDVRDAHQIERFVAETVERYGRLDIAFNNAGIDLPPAPIADTDIAGFDDQIATNLRGVFVAMKYELPHLVQSQGAMINTASIGGRHAFPNIVAYGASKAAVIHMTRAAAQEYGRHVRINAIAPGPIETPMLERVRRDWKVTTEQLVAPYPMRRVGTPEEVASLVVFLASDASSYISGHVIGIDGGDLA